ggagagggggagagggagacggaaagggaaaaggaagggcAAAGGAAAGTTGATTAGAGAGGCAGAAGTGGAGACAAAGgcagcaggaagagagaaggaggaatGGCGAACGAGtaggtggaggaggaggaggagaagatgtGATCCGCATGCATCCAAGCATGCGTATGGGCAGAAGCGGTACTAGCCGAAAGGGAGAACAAAATTCAACAAAACGACAcgtgtgctgctctgcccgCTCTGCTATATCGCCCCATCCGtctacacacatacaccgtCGCTAATTATCCAGCCAACGGCGCgccttctttgtcttcttctcctcctctaaTCGTGCCTTGTAGCagttcacacacacacgctgcggGAGGCCGCCCATCGTGAGCGGCAAGCTGTAGTTGGAGCAGTGCGCGCAGAACACGTACCCGCACAgccggcagtggtggcggcggatGAGAAACGTGAAAGTCGTGTGGCAGTTGTTACACTCCGTCACCGAGTCGTCGTCTTGCCATGCAACCTCCTCGGCGTCGtcctgcgcctcctgcttggccgccgcctgtgcctCCGTCGTgtccgcctccgcagcgtATGACTCTGGCCGCTTCGCGCCGCACATGTCGCACTTCTTTCGACCGATTGGGTTCAAGAAGGTGCACGTTCCGCACGGCCACTGATGCTTAGACGATGAGCTCttctcaccgccgctgtagCCGTCCTTGGAACTGCTGTCACGGCTGTCATTGTGCTTGCTACCAgtgcgcttctctttgtCCTTGGGCGCCAGGTGGCGTGGACGCTGACCGCTCTCGCACGCCTTGCAGAGCGCAGCGGAGACCGAGTTCTCAAAGGTGCACACGGAGCATGACCACACCGTCGGCAGTGGCGGGTCCGCGCTGCTATTCGCGTGGGCCCTGTGGCTGCTCTCGTTGGTAGGCGCCGTGACAGCGTCCGTGACCGGGGTGCCATTGCGCTGGAATCCGCTGCACACCTTGCAGTTCGCCTTCGATGGCGGGTTCACCTCACCGCACACGCTGCACTTCCAGTTTGTCGTGAACGGCGTGCTCGAGGCGACGCCGAGTGGATTCGCGTTGGCTGCGGCCCCAGACGGAGACGCCCTCGGGACCGGGGTGCCGCTACTACGGTAGGCGTAGCACACCTTACACCGCTCCGCATGCGCCTCGTTCGGGGCGAGGCACATGCCGCACTGCCAGTCCGTGACGCCAGCGTTGATGTGTGAGGGGGACGCCGCGGAAGgaatctgctgctgctgctgttgccgcagcTGAGCTGGCTGCTCCGTCGCAGCAGGTGCGGTGTACCCAGACCTCGTAGAGCCGCACATCTCGCACTTGACTTCGTTCAGCTTGTTTCGGAAGGTGCAAACGGAGCAGCCCCAcgtctgcagctcctctttcttgcgctgctcccgctcctgctcctgctccagctcGCGGCGCAGACGGATGATACGCTCCAGCTGCAGACGGTCGTCTTCTTCCGCAGACCTAGAAggcgccgcgccactgccaaccccagccgccgccgtcgggaccgcaacaacagcagcccCACTGGGATT
This region of Leishmania panamensis strain MHOM/PA/94/PSC-1 chromosome 18 sequence genomic DNA includes:
- a CDS encoding hypothetical protein (TriTrypDB/GeneDB-style sysID: LpmP.18.0540), which codes for MNPYYAAPPPQQQQHLSRPSVDLDDLFGGPTTANEHKPPHVAPGEPVPPPYDALNTGYSSAPPPGHHVAAPALPQSYNGYSNGNQSFYSGAAHHQQQQQQSYNLPAAVPVSASPYGIPAPPNASSSPSLIMPGMAPPPQLPQQQQQYGVGPRSYDACPSAPANGMVAAAPLFQQQPQVYAQQLQLQQPMPEPAQQQQQQLFPSSSSGSVNPSGAAVVAVPTAAAGVGSGAAPSRSAEEDDRLQLERIIRLRRELEQEQEREQRKKEELQTWGCSVCTFRNKLNEVKCEMCGSTRSGYTAPAATEQPAQLRQQQQQQIPSAASPSHINAGVTDWQCGMCLAPNEAHAERCKVCYAYRSSGTPVPRASPSGAAANANPLGVASSTPFTTNWKCSVCGEVNPPSKANCKVCSGFQRNGTPVTDAVTAPTNESSHRAHANSSADPPLPTVWSCSVCTFENSVSAALCKACESGQRPRHLAPKDKEKRTGSKHNDSRDSSSKDGYSGGEKSSSSKHQWPCGTCTFLNPIGRKKCDMCGAKRPESYAAEADTTEAQAAAKQEAQDDAEEVAWQDDDSVTECNNCHTTFTFLIRRHHCRLCGYVFCAHCSNYSLPLTMGGLPQRVCVNCYKARLEEEKKTKKARRWLDN